The Mesorhizobium sp. B1-1-8 genome contains a region encoding:
- the dnaK gene encoding molecular chaperone DnaK, translating to MAKVIGIDLGTTNSCIAIMDGKEPKVIENAEGARTTPSIVAISSDGERLVGQPAKRQAVTNPENTIFAVKRLIGRRYDDPVTEKDKKLVPYRIVKGDNGDAWVEAGGKKQSPSQISAMILQKMKETAEAYLGEKVEKAVITVPAYFNDAQRQATKDAGKIAGLEVLRIINEPTAAALAYGLEKKEGKTIAVYDLGGGTFDISVLEIGDGVFEVKSTNGDTFLGGEDFDMRLVEYLAAEFKKEQGIDLKADKLALQRLKEAAEKAKIELSSTTQTEINLPFITADATGPKHLTMKLTRAKFESLVEDLVQRTIDPCKAALKDAGLKAGEIDEVVLVGGMTRMPKIQEIVKQFFGKEPHKGVNPDEVVALGAAIQAGVLQGDVKDVLLLDVTPLSLGIETLGGVFTRLIERNTTIPTKKSQVFSTAEDSQSAVTIRVFQGEREMAADNKLLGQFDLVGIPPAPRGVPQIEVTFDIDANGIVNVSAKDKGTGKEHQIRIQASGGLSDADIEKMVKDAEANAEADKKRRALVEARNQAEALAHSSEKSLKEYGEKVSEADRTAIADAIAALKTAAEGEDVADIEAKSQSLAEASMKLGQAMYEASQKEAAEADAKADAAKDSDVVDADFEEIDENDDKKKSA from the coding sequence ATGGCAAAAGTAATCGGTATCGACCTCGGAACCACCAACTCCTGTATCGCCATCATGGACGGCAAGGAGCCCAAGGTAATCGAGAATGCGGAGGGCGCGCGCACGACCCCTTCCATCGTCGCCATTTCGAGCGACGGCGAACGTCTCGTCGGCCAGCCGGCCAAGCGCCAGGCGGTCACCAATCCGGAAAACACCATCTTCGCGGTCAAGCGCCTCATCGGCCGCCGCTATGACGATCCGGTAACGGAGAAGGACAAGAAACTTGTCCCCTACAGAATCGTCAAGGGCGACAATGGCGACGCCTGGGTCGAGGCCGGCGGCAAGAAGCAGTCGCCCAGCCAGATCTCGGCCATGATCCTGCAGAAGATGAAGGAAACGGCGGAAGCCTATCTCGGCGAGAAGGTCGAGAAGGCGGTCATCACCGTTCCGGCCTATTTCAACGACGCCCAGCGCCAGGCGACCAAGGACGCCGGCAAGATCGCCGGCCTGGAAGTGCTGCGCATCATCAACGAGCCGACAGCCGCAGCGCTCGCCTACGGCCTCGAGAAGAAGGAAGGCAAGACCATCGCCGTCTATGACCTTGGCGGCGGCACCTTCGACATTTCGGTGCTCGAAATCGGCGACGGCGTCTTCGAGGTGAAATCGACCAATGGCGACACCTTCCTCGGCGGCGAGGACTTCGACATGCGCCTGGTCGAGTATCTGGCGGCCGAGTTCAAGAAGGAACAGGGCATCGACCTCAAGGCCGACAAGCTTGCACTGCAGCGCCTGAAGGAAGCGGCCGAGAAGGCCAAGATCGAGCTGTCGTCGACGACGCAGACCGAGATCAACCTGCCCTTCATCACCGCCGACGCCACCGGGCCGAAGCACCTGACGATGAAGCTCACACGCGCCAAGTTCGAGAGCCTGGTCGAGGACCTCGTGCAGCGCACGATCGATCCCTGCAAGGCGGCGCTCAAGGATGCCGGCCTGAAGGCGGGAGAGATCGACGAAGTGGTGCTGGTCGGCGGCATGACCCGCATGCCCAAGATCCAGGAGATCGTGAAGCAGTTCTTCGGCAAGGAGCCGCACAAGGGCGTCAACCCGGATGAAGTCGTGGCGCTCGGCGCCGCCATCCAGGCCGGCGTGCTGCAGGGCGACGTCAAGGACGTGCTGTTGCTCGACGTGACGCCGCTGTCGCTCGGCATCGAGACGCTGGGCGGCGTGTTCACCAGGCTGATCGAACGCAACACTACGATCCCGACCAAGAAGAGCCAGGTGTTCTCGACCGCCGAGGACTCGCAAAGCGCGGTGACCATCCGCGTCTTCCAGGGCGAGCGCGAAATGGCGGCAGACAACAAGCTGCTCGGCCAGTTCGACCTGGTCGGCATCCCGCCGGCGCCGCGCGGCGTGCCGCAGATCGAGGTCACCTTCGACATCGACGCCAACGGCATCGTCAACGTCTCGGCCAAGGACAAGGGCACCGGCAAGGAGCACCAGATCCGCATCCAGGCCTCTGGCGGCCTGTCCGACGCCGACATCGAGAAGATGGTGAAGGACGCCGAAGCCAATGCCGAGGCCGACAAGAAGCGTCGTGCCCTCGTCGAGGCCCGCAACCAGGCCGAGGCGCTGGCGCATTCGTCCGAGAAGTCGCTGAAGGAATATGGCGAAAAGGTCTCGGAGGCCGACCGCACCGCGATCGCCGACGCCATCGCCGCGCTGAAGACTGCCGCCGAAGGCGAAGACGTGGCCGATATCGAGGCCAAGTCGCAGTCGCTCGCCGAAGCTTCGATGAAGCTCGGCCAGGCCATGTACGAGGCCTCGCAGAAGGAAGCGGCCGAAGCCGACGCCAAGGCGGACGCCGCCAAGGACTCGGATGTGGTCGACGCCGACTTCGAGGAAATCGACGAAAACGACGACAAGAAGAAGTCGGCCTAA